The Arachis hypogaea cultivar Tifrunner chromosome 14, arahy.Tifrunner.gnm2.J5K5, whole genome shotgun sequence genome has a segment encoding these proteins:
- the LOC112743640 gene encoding vacuolar cation/proton exchanger 3 isoform X2: MASHQQEPWLLENGNVKVLTKEMRQGHGRSRTAHNMSSSSLRKKSDRTLVSKVRCGLLRNLLVNIQEVILGTKLSILFPAIPIAIIAQCYGLGRPWIFALSLLGLTPLAERVSFLTEQVAIYTGPTVGGLLNATCGNITELVIAIFALSSNKVDLVKYSLLGSILSNLLLVLGTSLLCGGIANLAKEQKYDRRQADVNSLMLLLALLCHLLPMLFRYGGGGSDDALAAADSSLYLSRAASITMLVAYFAYLIFQLWTHRTLFEAEDEDGDGENGSDDEEAVIGVWSGVAWLAGMTVFIALLSEYVVDTIEEASESWGLSVSFLSIILLPIVGNAAEHAGAIIFAFKNKLDITLGVALGSATQIGMFAVPLCVLVAWIMGVKMDLNFNLLETGSLALAIIATSFTLQDGTSHYMKGLILLLCYVVIGACFFVQRTPLSK, translated from the exons ATGGCGTCTCACCAACAAGAACCATGGCTTCTTGAGAATGGAAATGTGAAGGTGTTGACCAAGGAAATGCGGCAGGGCCACGGCCGGAGCCGTACTGCCCACAACATGTCCTCCTCTTCTCTTAGGAAGAAATCCGACCGGACCCTCGTATCGAAGGTTCGGTGCGGATTGCTAAGGAATTTGTTGGTTAACATCCAAGAAGTTATTCTGGGGACAAAGTTGTCCATCTTGTTCCCTGCAATTCCCATTGCCATCATTGCCCAATGCTATGGCCTTGGAAGA CCATGGATTTTCGCATTGAGCTTACTTGGGCTTACACCGCTTGCTGAACGTGTCAGCTTCCTCACAGA ACAAGTTGCAATTTACACTGGTCCTACAG TTGGAGGGCTTCTAAATGCAACATGTGGAAATATTACTGAGCTGGTCATAGCAATATTTGCACTGAGTAGTAACAAAGTTGATTTGGTGAAGTATTCTCTACTGGGTTCTATCCTCTCAAACCTTCTGCTGGTTCTTGGAACCTCTCTCTTGTGTGGTGGCATTGCAAACCTTGCAAAGGAACAAAAATATGACAGA AGACAAGCAGATGTGAACTCTCTAATGCTTCTGCTGGCATTGTTATGCCACTTGCTTCCAATGCTGTTCAGATACGGCGGTGGTGGCTCGGACGACGCTCTCGCGGCCGCGGACTCATCGCTGTACTTGTCGAGGGCCGCCAGCATTACCATGTTGGTTGCATATTTTGCTTACCTTATCTTTCAGCTGTGGACACACAGGACATTGTTTGAAGCTGAAGAT GAGGATGGAGATGGTGAGAATGGTTCAGATGATGAAGAAGCTGTGATTGGAGTGTGGAGTGGTGTTGCATGGCTGGCTGGGATGACTGTCTTCATTGCCTTGTTATCTGAATATGTGGTGGACACAATTGAG GAAGCATCAGAGTCATGGGGTCTTTCTGTAAGCTTTCTCAGCATAATTTTGCTACCAATTGTTGGCAATGCAGCTGAACATGCAGGAGCAATCATATTTGCTTTCAAGAACAAGCTG GATATCACGTTGGGTGTTGCATTAGGTTCTGCCACGCAAATTGGCATGTTTGCG gttccTCTATGTGTGCTGGTTGCTTGGATAATGGGTGTTAAAATGGATCTAAACTTCAATCTCCTAGAAACCGGTTCTCTTGCTTTGGCAATAATAGCCACATCCTTTACTTTACAG GATGGTACATCTCACTACATGAAAGGGCTTATTCTTCTTTTGTGCTACGTTGTCATTGGTGCTTGCTTCTTTGTACAAAGAACACCCTTAAGTAAGTAG
- the LOC112742876 gene encoding serine/threonine-protein phosphatase 7 long form homolog, whose translation MRGHSALLSALVERWRPETHTFHLPVGEVTVTLEDVTYILGLPVNGEPVTGRTDSSHQFLVENCITCFGREPGPQDHVLGKVNLAWIRRCRDTEPCDTQESIERYVRAHIFCMFGTVVFPDKSTTSLNSKFLPLLRDFHRIPHYSGVIGLDIQYIYRGLLRILGDDSMTWELTIRIIFLIGLLVTNVQFIWPPYMGVGVPDDLAPHLFLCFTQSPLVSLECIEWHLIDRVRRQFGMQQLPPGPAFDLGRDHCKRLTGAQNHDWGEIYSQWLTDGELTAITHYS comes from the exons ATGAGAGGCCACTCTGCACTGCTAAGTGCATTGGTGGAACGGTGGAGGCCGGAAACTCACACGTTCCACCTTCCAGTTGGGGAAGTGACGGTGACGCTGGAAGACGTTACATATATACTTGGTCTCCCGGTTAATGGGGAACCCGTCACAGGTAGAACAGACAGCAGTCATCAGTTTCTGGTGGAGAACTGCATTACTTGTTTTGGTCGGGAGCCAGGTCCGCAGGATCACGTATTGGGTAAGGTGAATCTTGCATGGATTCGGCGGTGCAGAGACACCGAACCGTGTGACACGCAGGAGTCCATTGAGCGATATGTCCGGGCTCACATTTTCTGCATGTTTGGAACCGTTGTGTTTCCGGATAAGTCCACCACTTCATTGAACTCGAAGTTTCTGCCTTTGCTTCGCGATTTTCACCGGATTCCACATTACA GTGGAGTTATTGGCCTCGACATACAATATATATACAGGGGCCTACTGCGCATTTTAGGCGATGACTCGATGACATGGGAGTTGACGAT AAGAATAATTTTCCTAATCGGCCTCTTGGTAACTAATGTGCAGTTTATATGGCCGCCATATATGGGAGTGGGGGTTCCGGATGACCTTGCTCCCCATTTGTTTTTGTGCTTTACGCAGTCGCCGCTAGTGTCATTGGAATGCATAGAGTGGCACCTAATAGATCGAGTTAGACGACAGTTCGGGATGCAACAGCTTCCACCAGGCCCGGCATTCGACCTTGGTCGTGATCATTGCAAGCGGTTGACAGGAGCACAGAACCATGACTGGGGAGAGATTTACAGTCAATGGTTAACAGATGGAGAACTAACCGCTATAACACATTACAGTTAG
- the LOC112742877 gene encoding uncharacterized protein gives MGTISQDHAKLDSDTIADAIRPLVEADPTIKVKSVIAEVQSRFNYTVSYRKAWLAKQKAVAKVFGDWEVSYHTLPVWLKAMTVNMSRSCVQIKTLPVYRESEEVQGVRVLHRIFWSFYPCIVAFRHRKPLVQVDGTHLYGKYKGALLVAVAQDGNQNIVPIAFVIVEGETADAWEFFLTNLRRYVVIIDGVGIISDCHTSIDAAIAHSNGAWSPPRAWHMYYIRHIESNFLRRFKAPYLHKLVVNTGYSRTEHEYNKNYQRLKEWGDAYTQWCDDIGVERWVLAFDGVIVGDI, from the exons ATGGGtacgatttcacaagatcatgccaagttggactcAGACACTATTGCAGATGCCATTAGGCCGTTGGTTGAAGCAGACCCGACGATAAAGGTGAAGTCTGTTATTGCAGAAGTTCAGTCCAGGTTCAACTACACTGTAAGTTACcgcaaggcttggttggcaaagcagaaagctGTCGCAAAGGTTTTTGGTGATTGGGAAGTTTCTTACCATACTCTGCCAGTATGGTTGAAAGCAATGACTGTGAATATGTCACGGTCTTGTGTTCAAATAAAAACGCTCCCCGTTTACCGTGAGAGTGAGGAGGTTCAAGGTGTAAGAGTTCTGCACCGCATTTTTTGGAGCTTCTATCCGTGTATTGTAGCATTCAGACACCGCAAGCCACTGGTGCAGGTAGATGGCACGCACCTGTATGGAAAATATAAAGGTGCACTTCTGGTTGCAgttgcacaagatgggaaccaAAACATTGTGCCTATTGCATTTGTGATAGTCGAGGGCGAGACGGCAGACGCATGGGAGTTTTTCCTAACTAATTTGCGGAGATATGTTGTTATCATTGATGGTGTGGGTATTATTTCTGACTGCCATACCTCCATCGACGCTGCAATAGCTCACAGTAACGGTGCATGGTCACCACCAAGAGCATGGCACATGTACTACATCAGGCACATCGAGTCCAACTTCTTAAGGAGGTTCAAGGCTCCGTATTTGCATAAACTCGTGGTGAACACAG GCTATTCTAGGACGGAACATGAGTACAACAAAAACTACCAAAGGCTTAAAGAGTGGGGTGATGCATATACTCAATGGTGCGATGACATCGGTGTTGAGAGATGGGTGTTGGCATTCGATGGGGTCATCGTTGGGGACATATGA
- the LOC112743640 gene encoding vacuolar cation/proton exchanger 3 isoform X1: MASHQQEPWLLENGNVKVLTKEMRQGHGRSRTAHNMSSSSLRKKSDRTLVSKVRCGLLRNLLVNIQEVILGTKLSILFPAIPIAIIAQCYGLGRPWIFALSLLGLTPLAERVSFLTEQVAIYTGPTVGGLLNATCGNITELVIAIFALSSNKVDLVKYSLLGSILSNLLLVLGTSLLCGGIANLAKEQKYDRRQADVNSLMLLLALLCHLLPMLFRYGGGGSDDALAAADSSLYLSRAASITMLVAYFAYLIFQLWTHRTLFEAEDEDGDGENGSDDEEAVIGVWSGVAWLAGMTVFIALLSEYVVDTIEEASESWGLSVSFLSIILLPIVGNAAEHAGAIIFAFKNKLDITLGVALGSATQIGMFAVPLCVLVAWIMGVKMDLNFNLLETGSLALAIIATSFTLQDGTSHYMKGLILLLCYVVIGACFFVQRTPLNQVNVNNTFKSGSDAVLSA, encoded by the exons ATGGCGTCTCACCAACAAGAACCATGGCTTCTTGAGAATGGAAATGTGAAGGTGTTGACCAAGGAAATGCGGCAGGGCCACGGCCGGAGCCGTACTGCCCACAACATGTCCTCCTCTTCTCTTAGGAAGAAATCCGACCGGACCCTCGTATCGAAGGTTCGGTGCGGATTGCTAAGGAATTTGTTGGTTAACATCCAAGAAGTTATTCTGGGGACAAAGTTGTCCATCTTGTTCCCTGCAATTCCCATTGCCATCATTGCCCAATGCTATGGCCTTGGAAGA CCATGGATTTTCGCATTGAGCTTACTTGGGCTTACACCGCTTGCTGAACGTGTCAGCTTCCTCACAGA ACAAGTTGCAATTTACACTGGTCCTACAG TTGGAGGGCTTCTAAATGCAACATGTGGAAATATTACTGAGCTGGTCATAGCAATATTTGCACTGAGTAGTAACAAAGTTGATTTGGTGAAGTATTCTCTACTGGGTTCTATCCTCTCAAACCTTCTGCTGGTTCTTGGAACCTCTCTCTTGTGTGGTGGCATTGCAAACCTTGCAAAGGAACAAAAATATGACAGA AGACAAGCAGATGTGAACTCTCTAATGCTTCTGCTGGCATTGTTATGCCACTTGCTTCCAATGCTGTTCAGATACGGCGGTGGTGGCTCGGACGACGCTCTCGCGGCCGCGGACTCATCGCTGTACTTGTCGAGGGCCGCCAGCATTACCATGTTGGTTGCATATTTTGCTTACCTTATCTTTCAGCTGTGGACACACAGGACATTGTTTGAAGCTGAAGAT GAGGATGGAGATGGTGAGAATGGTTCAGATGATGAAGAAGCTGTGATTGGAGTGTGGAGTGGTGTTGCATGGCTGGCTGGGATGACTGTCTTCATTGCCTTGTTATCTGAATATGTGGTGGACACAATTGAG GAAGCATCAGAGTCATGGGGTCTTTCTGTAAGCTTTCTCAGCATAATTTTGCTACCAATTGTTGGCAATGCAGCTGAACATGCAGGAGCAATCATATTTGCTTTCAAGAACAAGCTG GATATCACGTTGGGTGTTGCATTAGGTTCTGCCACGCAAATTGGCATGTTTGCG gttccTCTATGTGTGCTGGTTGCTTGGATAATGGGTGTTAAAATGGATCTAAACTTCAATCTCCTAGAAACCGGTTCTCTTGCTTTGGCAATAATAGCCACATCCTTTACTTTACAG GATGGTACATCTCACTACATGAAAGGGCTTATTCTTCTTTTGTGCTACGTTGTCATTGGTGCTTGCTTCTTTGTACAAAGAACACCCTTAA ACCAAGTGAATGTTAACAACACATTCAAGTCAGGAAGTGATGCAGTTTTAAGTGCTTAA